A genomic stretch from Setaria viridis chromosome 1, Setaria_viridis_v4.0, whole genome shotgun sequence includes:
- the LOC117841939 gene encoding transcription initiation factor TFIID subunit 8, giving the protein MGTPAKHPRDAAAASRIPQRLQAAAATVSTAQILRASGYCAAEAAALRALSDIAGRYIESLGRAAAALAEAHGRTEPNVADVVLALEEHALGGFPGASNPARPVLCSGALAELAGFVAAVTEVPFAKPLPRRDPGSGCGKGWESFAAAEREPPLRHVPHWLPRFPEGWEERLRGSVEAAAAKDDEDTGGVITVMPNGIVVENGRRAAVPENREKVSFRLREKRRRRLAVPPEKSGGALERSGKKQENFM; this is encoded by the coding sequence ATGGGGACTCCGGCGAAGCACCCCCgtgacgcggcggcggcctcgcgcaTCCCCCAGCGCCTCCAGGCCGCGGCCGCCACGGTCTCCACCGCCCAGATCCTCCGCGCCTCCGGCTACTgcgccgcggaggccgccgcgctccgcgccCTCTCCGACATCGCCGGCCGCTACATCGAGTCCctgggccgcgccgccgcggccctcgCCGAGGCCCACGGCCGGACGGAGCCCAACGTCGCCGACGTCGTCCTCGCGCTCGAGGAGCACGCGCTCGGCGGCTTCCCCGGCGCGTCCAACCCCGCGCGGCCCGTGCTCTGCTCCGGTGCGCTCGCCGAGCTCGCCGGGTTCGTCGCCGCGGTGACGGAGGTGCCGTTCGCGAAGCCCCTGCCGAGGAGGGATCCGGGCTCCGGCTGCGGCAAGGGGTGGGAGAGCTTCGCGGCTGCGGAGCGGGAGCCGCCGCTGAGGCACGTCCCGCACTGGCTGCCCCGCTTCCCCGAGGGGTGGGAGGAGCGGCTGCGCGGCagcgtcgaggcggcggcggcgaaggatgACGAGGACACCGGGGGAGTGATAACGGTGATGCCAAATGGTATTGTCGTGGAAAATGGCAGGAGAGCGGCCGTGCCGGAGAACAGGGAGAAGGTGTCGTTCCGCTTGcgggagaagcggcggcggcggcttgcggtGCCACCGGAGAAGAGCGGTGGTGCTTTGGAACGATCCgggaaaaaacaagaaaatttCATGTAA
- the LOC117834265 gene encoding uncharacterized protein, with protein MVGSSVEGGADGDGGCCGVGDTSPGTIVWVRRRNGSWWPGRILGPEELPPSQIMSPRSGTPVKLLGREDASVDWYNLEKSKRVKAFRCGEFDACIEKAEATQGTLVKKREKYARREDAILHALELERKQLASKYQTQGFKPEPTGNISACTKHRKDLGSTRYKSKKSKKRKDASVPLEVKKEAGHCFVHAGSKRNFSECLAQGNVVSNHMGDFSHLRSSQGGSTLESKERSTIVKKNRSDGSDFEDSFVSKSDRRRPLAHVLQISEKSPHHLEQNDDYGTLLIGENNGPSLATSRARRSKYTYMASDSGETQSHSDLPSVQMTSTGADFENESYLQPGYFSEEQTSSDFVEKQITESSERECSESETEDDAELLQNATVILPIESCAPDPYSIPVSDKFRHVDYNDNEATYCTYMSQLNESEEEDGSSELGVSQWHMKGKRNSRNAAKRLVDMTDGNTWLDKYNSSLKGSWHKTNGGNPRKESMQTSCEQFIGQSFYQVKEEPNYDSDETDLFEDTSHSEANLYRGKNYHSSLRATRDLNRGYSYFNDYENDSSNVSPLNKDADRIYRVDRNVYWDGPSFYQRKFTSRFGGMGPMLFDVNLKVQASYQGEHVPLVSLMSRLNGKAIVGHPIQIEILEDGSTDHLVFCGDSSLQESTTAPPAWPTGRRTNMQRVPRSNPSGALLDGDNDGGLAYSDWEMKPTLRKYSSSSNHQVKANKKSSSNARRSSSKSHKKSSKKTNLSSQKVRALSSISTGKKHHGEGSQAKAHWRNDIFGGLIKSGGAVPLVTCVPTKVVFTRILEAVGRPPLSVAHRVRMASPSLRDPP; from the exons ATGGTGGGGAGCTCGGTGGAGGGAGGAGCGGACGGGGATGGGGGCTGCTGCGGCGTCGGGGACACCTCGCCGGGGACCATCGTGTGGGTGCGCCGGAGGAACGGGTCATGGTGGCCTGGCAGGATCCTGGGCCCCGAGGAGCTCCCGCCGTCGCAGATCATGTCGCCGAGGTCGGGCACGCCGGTCAAGCTCCTCGGCCGGGAGGACGCAAGCGT GGATTGGTACAACCTTGAGAAATCAAAGCGTGTTAAAGCATTTAGGTGTGGGGAGTTTGATGCCTGTATTGAGAAGGCAGAGGCTACTCAAGGGACTCTTgtgaagaaaagagaaaaatatgcACGGAGAGAGGATGCTATTCTTCATGCCCTTGAATTGGAGAGGAAGCAGCTTGCATCAAAGTATCAGACTCAAGGTTTCAAACCTGAACCAACTGGTAACATTTCTG CTTGTACTAAACACCGCAAAGACCTTGGAAGTACTCGCTACAAGAGCAAAAAGAGCAAGAAACGTAAAGATGCATCTGTTCCTCTCGAAGTAAAGAAAGAAGCAGGCCATTGTTTTGTACATGCTGGTTCAAAGAGAAACTTTTCAGAATGTCTTGCTCAAGGAAATGTTGTAAGTAATCACATGGGTGATTTCTCCCATTTGAGATCCTCTCAGGGAGGTTCAACTTTAGAGAGCAAGGAGAGAAGTACAATTGTGAAGAAGAATAGGTCGGATGGAAGTGATTTTGAAGACTCTTTTGTTTCAAAATCTGATAGGCGTCGACCACTTGCTCATGTTTTGCAGATCAGTGAAAAATCACCTCATCATTTAGAGCAAAATGATGATTATGGGACTTTGTTAATTGGGGAGAATAATGGTCCATCACTTGCCACCTCCAGGGCCAGAAGAAGTAAATATACATATATGGCTAGTGATTCTGGTGAAACTCAGAGTCACAGTGATTTACCTTCTGTACAAATGACTTCTACAGGAGCTGATTTTGAGAATGAAAGCTATCTTCAGCCTGGTTATTTTTCTGAGGAGCAGACTTCTTCTGACTTTGTTGAAAAACAAATAACTGAGTCTTCAGAGAGGGAATGCTCAGAGAGTGAGACTGAAGACGATGCTGAACTTTTGCAAA ATGCAACTGTGATTCTGCCTATAGAGTCATGTGCTCCTGATCCTTACTCCATTCCAGTTTCTGACAAGTTCAGGCATGTGGATTATAATGACAATGAGGCCACCTATTGTACTTATATGTCCCAGTTGAATGAatcagaggaagaggatggttCTTCTGAGCTGGGTGTCTCCCAGTGGCATATGAAAGGTAAACGTAACAGCCGCAATGCAGCAAAGAGATTGGTGGATATGACAGATGGAAATACCTGGTTAGATAAATACAATAGTTCATTGAAAGGGTCTTGGCATAAGACAAATGGTGGAAATCCGAGAAAAGAAAGTATGCAAACCTCTTGTGAGCAGTTTATTGGGCAAAGTTTTTACCAAGTCAAGGAGGAGCCCAATTATGATTCTGATGAAACTGATTTATTTGAGGACACAAGCCATTCAGAGGCTAACTTGTACCGTGGTAAAAACTATCATTCATCCTTGAGAGCCACAAGAGATCTTAACCGGGGCTACAGTTACTTTAATGACTACGAAAATGACTCTTCAAATGTTTCTCCCCTAAACAAGGATGCTGATCGAATATATCGTGTTGATCGAAATGTATATTGGGATGGACCTTCATTTTACCAAAGAAAGTTCACTTCACGATTTGGTGGCATGGGACCAATGTTGTTCGATGTTAACCTGAAAGTTCAGGCCAGCTACCAAGGAGAGCATGTCCCTCTTGTCTCCTTAATGAGCAGACTGAATGGCAAAGCAATTGTTGGACACCCTATCCAAATCGAAATACTTGAAGATGGTTCCACAGATCATCTGGTATTCTGTGGTGACAGTAGTCTGCAAGAGAGCACAACTGCTCCACCTGCTTGGCCAACAGGCAGGAGGACTAACATGCAAAGAGTTCCGCGTTCAAATCCATCAGGAGCATTGTTGGATGGCGATAATGATGGTGGCCTTGCTTATTCTGATTGGGAGATGAAACCAACCTTAAGAAAATACTCATCTTCTTCGAATCACCAGGTCAAGGCAAATAAAAAAAGCAGTTCAAATGCTAGGAGGTCGTCATCTAAGTCCCATAAGAAATCATCCAAGAAAACAAACCTCTCAAGCCAGAAAGTTCGAGCCCTGTCTTCCATTTCCACTGGGAAAAAACATCATGGAGAAGGTAGCCAAGCAAAGGCACATTGGCGCAATGACATATTTGGTGGTTTAATCAAATCAGGGGGAGCAGTTCCTCTAGTGACATGTGTTCCAACAAAGGTTGTGTTCACTAGGATATTGGAAGCAGTTGGCAGGCCACCTCTATCTGTTGCTCACCGTGTTAGAATGGCTAGTCCCTCATTGCGAGATCCACCGTAG